From Saprospiraceae bacterium, one genomic window encodes:
- a CDS encoding rhodanese-related sulfurtransferase, which produces MGKLLYNRIDRRVLLEKMRNNDEVRKTISFYKYHKIGNPQIFRDHLFVLLSEAQVLGRIYVANEGINAQISVPESQLEKLIALKDEITFLKNIRLNYAIQDDGRSFFKLIIKVRKKIVADGLDDKSFDVTNTGVHLNAKEFNELSSKENAIIVDMRNHYESEVGHFHNAITPDVVTFRESLPLIADMLSDKKEQPVLMYCTGGIRCEKASAYMKYRGFKDVYQLNGGIIEYARQVKEQGLENKFLGKNFVFDERLGEKISDETISKCHQCGAACDSHTNCLNDHCHILFIQCPNCAAKYNRCCSKKCADYVQLPKEEKEKLQQQNIRFNGSAFSKGRYKALKPDQGLNLS; this is translated from the coding sequence ATGGGAAAACTCTTGTACAACAGAATAGACCGCAGGGTGCTTTTGGAAAAAATGCGGAACAACGATGAGGTCAGAAAAACCATTTCGTTTTACAAATACCACAAAATTGGAAATCCTCAGATATTCAGGGACCACTTGTTTGTCTTGTTGAGTGAGGCTCAAGTGCTTGGAAGAATTTATGTGGCCAATGAAGGCATCAATGCACAAATCTCAGTTCCAGAATCGCAATTGGAAAAATTGATTGCGTTAAAGGACGAAATTACTTTTCTCAAAAACATCCGTCTGAATTATGCCATCCAAGACGATGGTCGCAGTTTCTTCAAATTAATTATCAAAGTGAGGAAAAAAATAGTGGCTGATGGTCTGGACGACAAGAGCTTTGATGTAACGAACACTGGCGTCCATTTGAATGCCAAAGAATTTAACGAACTTTCGTCCAAAGAAAATGCGATCATAGTGGATATGCGAAACCATTATGAAAGCGAAGTTGGTCACTTTCACAATGCCATAACTCCGGATGTGGTGACTTTCAGAGAATCACTTCCCCTCATTGCAGACATGCTATCAGACAAGAAAGAACAACCAGTATTGATGTATTGTACCGGTGGTATCCGATGTGAAAAAGCATCTGCTTATATGAAGTACCGCGGATTTAAAGACGTTTATCAACTCAACGGAGGAATCATTGAATACGCCAGACAAGTAAAAGAACAAGGATTGGAAAATAAATTCCTTGGAAAAAATTTCGTATTTGACGAAAGGCTTGGAGAAAAGATCTCAGATGAAACCATCAGCAAATGCCACCAATGCGGTGCTGCGTGTGACAGTCATACCAATTGTCTCAACGATCATTGCCATATCTTATTTATCCAATGTCCGAATTGTGCTGCCAAATACAATCGATGCTGTTCTAAAAAATGCGCAGATTACGTACAACTCCCTAAAGAAGAAAAAGAAAAATTACAACAACAAAATATTCGATTTAACGGATCTGCTTTTTCCAAAGGAAGATACAAAGCCCTCAAACCAGATCAGGGCTTGAATCTTTCCTAA
- a CDS encoding rhodanese-like domain-containing protein has protein sequence MLAFKKNFKPILLFVLGIFSLFECSYSQDSKDLELPAIKNKSFDKMLRSILSFSVPLIGVDELYHQIGKYQLLDTREYGEYKISHLKNAKWVGYNDFDVQRVKHLDKKIPVVCYCSVGYRSEKICEKLQALGFKEVYNLYGSIFEWANNSYPLDNSNNCPTDSIHVYNKIWGKFMQNKKLVKIY, from the coding sequence ATGCTTGCTTTTAAAAAAAATTTTAAACCAATACTGCTTTTCGTTTTGGGAATATTCAGCCTTTTTGAATGCTCCTATTCTCAAGACTCCAAAGATCTGGAGCTGCCTGCCATAAAAAATAAATCCTTTGACAAGATGCTTCGCTCAATATTGTCTTTCAGCGTACCATTGATTGGTGTAGATGAATTGTACCATCAAATCGGCAAGTATCAGCTTTTGGATACCCGAGAATATGGTGAATATAAAATAAGTCATCTTAAAAATGCAAAATGGGTGGGCTACAATGATTTTGATGTCCAAAGAGTAAAGCATTTGGATAAAAAAATACCGGTAGTTTGCTATTGCAGCGTGGGCTACCGAAGTGAGAAGATCTGTGAGAAATTGCAAGCACTCGGATTTAAAGAAGTATATAATTTGTACGGCAGTATTTTCGAATGGGCCAACAATTCTTATCCCCTGGACAATTCAAACAACTGCCCTACCGACAGCATTCATGTGTACAACAAAATTTGGGGAAAATTTATGCAAAATAAAAAACTCGTAAAAATTTACTAG
- a CDS encoding YitT family protein, which produces MSSAHRHDLIDWKQIFSFHSVIFTLAGVVMASIAFKGFMIPNKFIDGGMTGLSVVLHELFHLNISVLIVLLNIPFIYIGYKKIGKTFALQTSFAIIILAIVIHFLEIPPITNDKVLIAIFGGFLIGLGIGLVIKGGGVIDGMEVLADYTNKKVGFTTSEIVMLFNSGIILSVAWIFGLEAGMYSILTYFTAMKTSDYVVDGFEEYTALTVISSRFEDIKSCIVNDFGKAITVYNGERGYLPGSFHIKHDTQIIMTIVTRIEIHRIKNAIFETDPNSFIYISSIKEVSGGIVKKKRKH; this is translated from the coding sequence ATGTCATCCGCCCACAGGCACGATCTGATCGATTGGAAACAAATTTTTTCCTTTCATTCCGTCATCTTTACGCTTGCTGGTGTGGTAATGGCTTCCATCGCCTTTAAAGGATTTATGATTCCAAATAAATTCATCGATGGCGGTATGACAGGATTGTCGGTCGTTTTACACGAATTGTTTCATCTCAATATCAGTGTACTAATTGTTTTGCTGAATATCCCATTTATTTATATCGGGTATAAAAAAATAGGTAAGACTTTCGCACTTCAAACAAGTTTTGCAATAATAATTCTTGCCATCGTAATTCATTTTTTGGAAATCCCCCCAATTACAAATGATAAAGTATTAATTGCCATATTTGGAGGATTCTTAATTGGTCTCGGTATTGGACTGGTAATCAAAGGAGGCGGAGTTATTGACGGTATGGAGGTCCTTGCCGATTATACCAACAAGAAAGTAGGTTTTACAACAAGTGAAATTGTGATGCTGTTTAATTCTGGAATTATTCTTTCAGTAGCATGGATTTTTGGGTTGGAAGCCGGGATGTATAGCATTCTTACTTATTTTACCGCCATGAAAACCTCCGATTATGTGGTAGATGGTTTTGAAGAATACACCGCATTAACTGTGATCAGCAGTCGTTTTGAAGACATCAAATCTTGCATTGTAAATGATTTTGGGAAGGCAATAACTGTTTATAATGGCGAGAGAGGTTATCTGCCAGGTAGTTTTCACATCAAACACGATACACAAATTATTATGACCATTGTAACACGCATTGAGATCCATCGAATTAAAAATGCCATTTTTGAAACGGACCCAAACTCTTTTATCTACATATCCAGTATCAAAGAAGTATCCGGTGGAATTGTCAAAAAGAAAAGAAAACATTAA
- the purQ gene encoding phosphoribosylformylglycinamidine synthase subunit PurQ: protein MNFGVITFPGSNCDDDMHYVLGEVFGHKVRRIWHKETSLHGINPGDCIVLPGGFSYGDYLRCGAIARFSPIMEELIRFASDGGMVIGICNGFQILCEAGLLPGQLLLNRDQLFICDNVWIKPNNNQSALTYDLDVNKTYSIPIAHAEGRYFADALTLDRLHKNNQILFQYCDENGLVNEKSNVNGSSMNIAGICNEKRNVYGMMPHPERASESALGNTDGKEIFKSLFSWMKEHHALLA from the coding sequence ATGAATTTTGGCGTAATTACTTTTCCCGGATCCAATTGTGACGATGACATGCATTATGTCTTGGGCGAAGTTTTTGGACATAAAGTGAGGAGGATCTGGCACAAAGAAACCAGTCTACATGGGATCAATCCCGGAGATTGCATTGTTTTACCGGGTGGGTTCTCTTATGGCGATTATTTGAGGTGTGGGGCCATCGCGAGATTTTCACCCATTATGGAAGAGCTTATTCGTTTCGCCTCCGATGGAGGAATGGTGATCGGTATTTGCAATGGGTTTCAGATATTATGCGAAGCTGGACTTTTGCCAGGTCAATTGTTGCTCAATCGCGATCAGCTTTTTATTTGCGACAATGTATGGATCAAACCAAACAACAACCAATCTGCACTCACCTATGATCTGGATGTCAACAAGACTTACTCCATTCCCATTGCACATGCAGAAGGCAGGTATTTTGCCGATGCTTTGACCCTGGATCGTTTGCACAAAAACAATCAGATCCTTTTTCAATATTGCGATGAGAATGGGCTGGTAAATGAAAAAAGCAATGTCAACGGATCAAGTATGAACATCGCAGGAATCTGCAACGAAAAAAGAAATGTGTATGGAATGATGCCACATCCTGAACGCGCCTCCGAGTCCGCATTGGGAAATACGGATGGAAAGGAAATTTTTAAAAGTTTGTTCAGTTGGATGAAGGAGCACCATGCGCTGCTGGCCTGA
- a CDS encoding thioredoxin family protein — MSKLVFTSFLLITGWLICPAQILDPVKWTTEVKDLGNQKYELIIRGKLDESWAIYSQKSDPDAATPTEVSFKAGSNYQLLGEVKELGEKKEGPEPLFDNLIVIKYYNQVEFVQMVKVTDLSIPIEAEIYYMCCDSEKCIPPTPKNFKFQLGGDNFAGSLPSDPMEIQAAQGMHDPVKISAKVQKISEDQFQIEFEAKIDKGWYIYSSQIAEDGPIPTNIEWDTAENYQTLGLIEEKSQHQIKGYDEIFEMDVTKYKENVLFYQKLMVKDHSKKITGYFTYQTCDATMCLPPKSLAFEIDPSKISVMLEGDKGGAGLIMPGGSVIDQTIPTIVSTLESPVGECGEEMVRGTNHFWTLFFGFLGGLLALLTPCVFPMIPLTVSYFTKGSKDRKSGIRNGILYGLSIVVIYVAIGLLITALFGATALNELSTNWIANVLFFLIFIVFAFSFFGYFEITLPSSWSNKTDALADKGGLIGIFFMAFTLAIVSFSCTGPIIGSAIVESAKSATGPAIVMLGFSLALALPFGLFAAFPAWLNSLPKSGSWMSSVKVVLGFLELALALKFLSVADMTKHWGILGYEIFMGLWIVIFALTTLYLFGFIKFPHDSPVKKLSVTRSIFGVTFLALTIYLVTGFRVIPEYNSYNSLKLMSGLAPPSTYNYFLPEPVLDASIKNKFPSFTKCANNINCFKDYNEGVAYAKETGRPLLLDFTGYGCVNCRKTEEHIWVNDEIRKKLNDDFVLVSLYVDDRAPLDSILISSVTQNPIRNVGNKWADFQIVNFNQNSQPLYVIMSPDEQVITKPRGYKEGVKDYDDFLNCGLNAYRKQMDSPNIQKM, encoded by the coding sequence ATGTCAAAACTAGTTTTTACAAGTTTCCTTTTGATCACAGGATGGCTTATTTGTCCTGCCCAGATATTGGATCCAGTCAAATGGACCACAGAAGTAAAAGACCTTGGAAATCAAAAGTATGAACTTATCATCAGGGGCAAATTGGATGAAAGCTGGGCCATATACAGCCAGAAGTCTGATCCTGATGCAGCGACACCGACCGAAGTGAGTTTTAAAGCTGGTTCAAATTATCAATTACTGGGCGAAGTCAAAGAATTGGGTGAGAAAAAGGAGGGGCCTGAACCATTGTTTGACAATCTGATCGTCATCAAGTATTACAATCAGGTAGAATTTGTACAAATGGTCAAAGTGACGGATCTGTCTATACCGATAGAAGCAGAGATTTACTACATGTGCTGCGATTCAGAGAAATGCATCCCACCTACTCCAAAGAACTTTAAATTCCAATTGGGTGGAGACAATTTTGCAGGGAGTTTGCCCTCCGACCCCATGGAAATTCAGGCCGCACAGGGCATGCATGATCCTGTCAAAATATCTGCAAAAGTCCAAAAGATTTCTGAAGATCAGTTCCAAATTGAATTTGAAGCAAAGATCGACAAGGGATGGTACATTTATTCCAGTCAAATTGCCGAAGACGGACCGATTCCTACGAACATAGAATGGGATACTGCAGAAAATTATCAGACCTTGGGCCTGATCGAGGAGAAAAGCCAGCATCAGATCAAAGGATATGATGAGATTTTTGAAATGGACGTCACCAAGTATAAAGAAAATGTTCTTTTTTACCAAAAGCTGATGGTCAAAGATCACAGCAAGAAAATAACGGGATATTTCACCTATCAGACTTGTGATGCCACCATGTGTCTTCCCCCTAAAAGTCTGGCATTCGAGATAGATCCATCAAAAATATCGGTGATGTTGGAAGGAGATAAAGGTGGTGCAGGTCTAATTATGCCAGGAGGCTCGGTGATAGATCAGACCATTCCAACAATTGTAAGCACACTTGAATCACCTGTGGGTGAGTGCGGTGAAGAAATGGTCAGGGGTACCAATCATTTTTGGACCCTCTTTTTTGGATTTTTAGGAGGATTGTTGGCTTTATTGACTCCCTGCGTATTTCCCATGATTCCCTTGACAGTATCCTATTTTACCAAGGGTAGTAAGGACCGGAAATCAGGCATTCGCAATGGTATTTTGTACGGATTGAGCATTGTAGTGATTTATGTGGCGATTGGTTTGCTGATCACCGCATTATTTGGTGCTACCGCGCTGAACGAATTGTCTACCAATTGGATTGCCAATGTTTTATTTTTTCTGATTTTTATAGTATTTGCATTTTCTTTTTTTGGATATTTTGAAATTACACTACCCTCTAGTTGGTCCAACAAAACCGATGCACTTGCAGACAAAGGGGGCTTGATTGGAATATTTTTTATGGCGTTTACCTTGGCCATCGTATCTTTCTCCTGTACAGGTCCTATCATTGGTTCAGCCATTGTTGAGTCGGCCAAGTCAGCCACAGGACCAGCCATTGTCATGCTTGGGTTTTCACTTGCCTTGGCACTTCCTTTTGGACTTTTTGCTGCGTTTCCGGCCTGGCTCAACAGTCTTCCGAAATCCGGCTCATGGATGTCAAGTGTCAAGGTGGTGCTAGGTTTTTTGGAATTGGCTCTTGCACTTAAGTTTCTTTCCGTAGCGGACATGACCAAGCACTGGGGAATTTTGGGTTATGAAATATTCATGGGTCTTTGGATTGTAATTTTCGCGCTTACTACACTTTATTTGTTTGGATTTATCAAATTTCCTCACGACAGTCCGGTTAAAAAATTGTCTGTTACCAGATCGATTTTCGGAGTGACTTTTCTCGCATTGACCATTTATCTGGTCACTGGATTCAGAGTGATACCTGAGTATAATTCATACAACTCTCTCAAATTGATGAGTGGTTTAGCACCTCCGTCCACCTACAATTATTTTTTGCCCGAGCCCGTACTGGATGCAAGCATTAAAAACAAATTTCCTTCATTCACCAAATGTGCCAATAACATCAATTGTTTTAAAGATTACAACGAAGGGGTTGCGTATGCCAAGGAAACAGGAAGACCGCTGTTGTTGGATTTTACAGGATACGGTTGCGTCAACTGCCGAAAGACAGAAGAACATATTTGGGTGAACGATGAGATCAGGAAAAAGCTAAACGATGATTTTGTGCTGGTATCTTTGTATGTGGATGATCGCGCACCACTTGATTCAATTTTAATTTCATCTGTTACTCAGAATCCCATAAGAAATGTGGGTAATAAGTGGGCCGATTTTCAAATTGTCAATTTCAATCAAAATTCGCAACCTTTATATGTGATTATGTCACCGGATGAGCAGGTGATCACCAAACCCCGGGGGTACAAAGAAGGCGTGAAGGATTACGACGATTTTTTAAATTGCGGTTTGAATGCGTATAGAAAGCAAATGGATTCCCCGAATATTCAAAAGATGTAA
- a CDS encoding polyprenyl synthetase family protein → MQNVNLHTIKDLIKEDLRQFDQHFREAIASRVSLLDKISYYIVKTKGKQFRPILSLLSAKMLGEINENTYTAATMVELLHTATLVHDDVVDDSDQRRGFFSINALWKNKIAVLVGDYLLSRGLLVALERDQFGMLKILSRAVTDMSEGELLQLEKARRLDINRSVYFEIIQKKTASLIAAAVTCGAQSVTNDVEKLDQIWQFGIQLGIAFQIKDDLMDLSDHSIGKPLINDIKEKKMTLPLILSLENAPDKESSQIIRGIRKDSLDKSIIADTVSFIIRNKGVQQSSDMMHEYKSKALAILDGFEDNPARQALQQLCHFVTERNT, encoded by the coding sequence ATGCAAAATGTCAACTTACATACCATCAAAGATCTGATCAAAGAAGATCTGCGTCAATTTGACCAGCATTTTAGAGAGGCCATTGCCAGCAGGGTATCCTTGCTCGATAAAATCAGCTATTATATTGTCAAAACCAAAGGAAAGCAATTCAGACCTATACTAAGTTTGCTTTCTGCCAAAATGTTGGGTGAGATCAATGAAAACACCTATACGGCAGCAACCATGGTGGAACTTTTGCATACTGCCACTTTGGTGCATGATGATGTGGTGGATGATTCTGATCAGCGCAGGGGATTTTTTTCCATCAATGCACTATGGAAAAATAAGATTGCTGTGTTGGTCGGAGATTATTTATTGTCAAGAGGTTTGTTGGTTGCATTGGAAAGAGACCAATTTGGAATGCTTAAAATACTTTCAAGGGCAGTCACCGATATGAGTGAAGGCGAGTTACTTCAACTTGAAAAAGCTAGAAGACTGGACATCAACCGCAGTGTTTATTTTGAAATTATTCAGAAAAAAACAGCTTCCCTCATCGCCGCAGCAGTGACTTGTGGAGCGCAGAGCGTCACCAATGATGTAGAAAAGTTGGATCAAATCTGGCAATTTGGCATCCAATTGGGCATCGCTTTTCAAATCAAAGATGATCTGATGGATTTATCCGATCACTCCATCGGTAAACCCCTGATCAATGACATCAAAGAAAAGAAAATGACTTTGCCACTTATCTTGTCATTAGAAAATGCACCCGACAAAGAATCTTCTCAAATCATCCGCGGCATTCGCAAGGATTCATTGGACAAATCCATCATCGCTGATACAGTTTCTTTTATCATTCGCAATAAAGGAGTACAACAGTCGAGCGACATGATGCATGAATATAAGTCAAAAGCCTTGGCCATCCTGGATGGCTTTGAAGACAATCCTGCCAGACAAGCTTTACAACAGCTTTGCCATTTTGTGACAGAGAGAAATACATAA
- a CDS encoding HD domain-containing protein → MLSIKKLKSFVVNKLEGELDPKLSYHGVHHTLDVLRVCDEYISRFALKGKEAWLIRTAALLHDVGIAETYSGHEEASVVFARNILTAWGYEKPDVKKIEGMILATKIPQEPKNLMEKIICDADLDYLGTDQFYEIGNRLFHELVAYRIIENEEQWDRLQIKFLLSHSFHTDFAKKHREPIKQKFMHEVLHKWKWNLNDFI, encoded by the coding sequence ATGTTGTCCATCAAAAAACTAAAGTCATTCGTTGTAAACAAACTGGAAGGGGAACTCGATCCAAAGCTCAGCTATCATGGCGTCCACCATACTTTGGATGTATTGAGGGTTTGCGATGAGTACATCTCAAGATTCGCCCTGAAAGGAAAAGAAGCTTGGTTGATCAGAACTGCTGCATTATTGCATGATGTCGGTATCGCTGAAACCTATTCCGGACATGAAGAAGCAAGTGTTGTATTCGCCAGAAATATATTGACTGCCTGGGGTTATGAAAAACCAGATGTCAAAAAAATTGAAGGAATGATTTTGGCCACAAAAATCCCACAAGAACCTAAAAATCTGATGGAGAAGATTATCTGTGATGCTGACCTCGATTACCTTGGCACAGACCAGTTTTATGAGATAGGCAATAGGCTATTTCATGAATTGGTGGCCTATCGCATCATTGAAAATGAAGAACAGTGGGATAGGCTTCAAATTAAATTCTTGCTTTCCCATTCTTTCCATACTGATTTTGCCAAAAAACACCGCGAACCGATCAAGCAAAAATTTATGCATGAGGTACTTCATAAATGGAAATGGAATCTGAATGATTTTATTTAA
- a CDS encoding S8 family peptidase, with protein sequence MKYLLFQISIFCFLLNGNAQVKLSQSLIHHIENHGRANAILLLKEKPVFAQYQSGWTKEKKTSYVYNVLISHARQTQRPLLDFLNLHQIPHNSFWIVNAIRCEINSDQLELLVKRKEISSIVLDQAIHLSFNLSSDLQSLQSRGPDLTWGLQRMAVEEVWKMGIDGKGVILAGHDTGYKWDMVGIKEKYRGWNGSDADHNYNWHDAIHEISPLSSDSINPCGLKLAEPCDDHGHGTHTAGTMVGYTDDLAYGVAPGAKWIGCRNMERGNGAPSTYIECFEFFLAPTDLNGMNPRTDLAPHAINNSWYCSLSEGCHPDNFHFMEEVIDHLTLAGVVVVVSAGNQGNNCGSIAFPPAIFKNSFTVGSFAENDTISSFSSIGPVYIDSSLRIKPDVVAPGSGVLSRPLSGNLEAWNGTSMAGPHVAGLVALIIQANPELSGQVEKIREIIQQSARMHDASVQCDGLDSTARPNQMYGYGKIMALEAVRRAIVLKLKKEDSTPKTSFLLPNPVKDILSVHSTKEGVYTVTITDLSGKVVYFSKENHSSHQINLQNLNQGVYLVNLSNEPIWHKLIKI encoded by the coding sequence GTGAAGTATCTCCTTTTCCAAATATCGATATTTTGTTTCTTGCTCAATGGCAATGCTCAAGTGAAGTTGTCCCAGAGTCTTATCCATCATATAGAAAATCATGGCCGTGCCAATGCAATCCTCTTGTTAAAAGAAAAACCAGTCTTTGCACAATATCAGTCAGGCTGGACCAAAGAAAAAAAGACTTCTTATGTGTACAATGTCTTGATCAGCCATGCCCGCCAAACACAAAGACCCTTGTTGGATTTTCTAAACCTACATCAAATACCACACAATTCATTTTGGATTGTCAATGCAATCCGCTGTGAAATAAATTCTGATCAATTGGAATTGCTTGTCAAAAGAAAAGAAATTTCGTCGATTGTCCTCGACCAGGCCATCCACTTATCGTTTAATCTTTCTTCAGATCTGCAAAGTTTACAATCCCGCGGACCTGATTTGACCTGGGGGCTTCAGAGAATGGCTGTAGAAGAAGTTTGGAAAATGGGAATCGACGGCAAAGGGGTCATCCTGGCTGGTCACGACACAGGATACAAATGGGATATGGTCGGCATTAAAGAAAAGTACCGCGGTTGGAATGGTTCCGATGCGGATCATAACTACAACTGGCACGATGCCATCCACGAGATTAGTCCGCTTAGTTCTGACAGCATCAATCCCTGTGGCCTTAAGCTGGCAGAGCCCTGCGATGATCACGGACACGGTACCCATACTGCCGGTACCATGGTCGGTTATACGGATGATTTGGCTTATGGAGTAGCACCCGGAGCAAAGTGGATTGGTTGTAGAAACATGGAACGCGGCAATGGTGCGCCTTCTACTTACATCGAGTGTTTTGAATTTTTTCTGGCACCAACCGATCTGAATGGAATGAATCCCAGGACTGATCTTGCACCCCATGCCATCAACAACAGTTGGTATTGCAGCCTTTCGGAGGGATGTCATCCTGACAATTTTCATTTTATGGAAGAAGTGATTGATCACCTCACATTGGCGGGTGTGGTGGTGGTAGTTTCTGCCGGTAATCAGGGAAACAACTGTGGTAGTATTGCCTTTCCGCCCGCTATATTCAAAAATAGCTTTACCGTTGGTTCATTTGCCGAGAATGATACCATCAGTTCTTTTAGCAGCATCGGACCTGTATATATTGATAGTAGTCTTAGAATTAAACCCGATGTAGTAGCTCCTGGAAGCGGAGTTTTGTCAAGACCGCTTTCCGGTAATCTGGAAGCATGGAATGGCACAAGCATGGCAGGTCCACATGTTGCCGGATTGGTGGCACTAATTATACAGGCCAACCCTGAGCTATCCGGACAGGTAGAAAAAATTCGGGAGATCATCCAGCAATCTGCAAGAATGCATGATGCTTCTGTGCAATGCGATGGTTTAGATTCAACTGCCAGGCCCAATCAGATGTATGGATACGGCAAGATCATGGCGCTTGAAGCCGTAAGAAGAGCCATCGTATTAAAATTAAAAAAAGAGGATTCAACTCCAAAAACAAGTTTTCTTTTACCCAATCCTGTAAAAGATATTCTAAGCGTTCATTCCACCAAAGAAGGTGTTTACACCGTTACAATCACAGACTTGAGTGGCAAAGTGGTTTACTTTTCAAAAGAAAATCACAGCTCCCATCAAATCAATCTACAAAATTTGAATCAAGGGGTCTATTTGGTAAATTTATCCAATGAACCCATTTGGCACAAACTGATCAAAATTTAA
- a CDS encoding SDR family oxidoreductase: MHQLNLQDKKALVCGASKGIGRAIAYALAENGCTVILLARNQSLLNEVLVGLPRNHQQEHQALPLDLSDLAAVESTLKNLVLINDFHILINNTGGPPGGRLELAEIPALESAIRQHLMAAHLVTKAVLPGMKRHQYGRIINVLSTSVKQPLDHLGVSNTVRAAMANWAKTLANELAVEGITVNNILPGATNTDRLQDLIIRESDLQKSDPQQIAEKMLSHIPMKRFARPEEIAWAVLFLASPLASYITGINLPIDGGRTKSL, encoded by the coding sequence ATGCACCAATTGAATTTACAAGATAAGAAGGCACTGGTTTGTGGAGCCAGTAAAGGAATTGGCCGGGCCATTGCCTATGCGCTGGCTGAGAATGGATGTACTGTTATCTTGCTGGCAAGAAATCAAAGCCTTCTCAATGAGGTGCTCGTTGGTCTTCCAAGAAATCATCAACAGGAACATCAGGCACTTCCTCTGGATTTATCCGATCTGGCTGCAGTAGAATCCACCCTCAAAAATCTTGTATTGATAAATGATTTTCACATACTTATCAACAATACGGGTGGGCCTCCCGGGGGTCGGCTGGAACTAGCTGAAATTCCAGCCTTGGAATCCGCCATCCGGCAACATCTCATGGCTGCTCATTTGGTGACCAAAGCGGTGCTGCCAGGAATGAAACGCCATCAATATGGCAGAATTATCAATGTATTGTCCACGTCTGTCAAACAACCTTTGGATCATCTCGGGGTATCAAATACAGTACGGGCTGCCATGGCCAATTGGGCCAAAACCCTTGCAAATGAGTTGGCTGTTGAGGGAATCACCGTCAATAATATTTTGCCGGGTGCCACAAATACGGACCGGCTCCAGGACCTTATCATCCGGGAATCTGATCTTCAAAAGTCTGATCCTCAACAAATAGCTGAAAAAATGCTAAGCCACATACCCATGAAGCGATTTGCCAGACCGGAAGAAATTGCCTGGGCAGTTTTGTTTTTGGCCTCGCCCCTGGCATCCTATATCACGGGAATAAACTTGCCCATTGATGGCGGAAGAACAAAGTCTCTTTAA